From a single Lolium rigidum isolate FL_2022 chromosome 7, APGP_CSIRO_Lrig_0.1, whole genome shotgun sequence genomic region:
- the LOC124678808 gene encoding uncharacterized protein LOC124678808 — protein sequence MASLVSKLARAAFATRPSPSAVGGIAGAGRPAAAIRVYSAGGPMSSEEEEKAKRKSEISWASNPSLLEARLADPSCICPEGGPPDARLYVDESALQSDEAMWAFYEQWCKIHGISRTRREMERRFKGFSEGAKAVHRASAVGERKWMNVFADMTKKEGSRLIGLLGTRRK from the exons ATGGCTTCCTTGGTGTCCAAGCTCGCGCGGGCAGCCTTCGCAACTCGCCCCTCTCCCTCCGCCGTTGGAGGCATTGCTGGTGCCGGTCGCCCTGCAGCCGCGATCCGTGTCTACTCTGCAG GAGGCCCCATGTcatcagaagaagaagagaaagccAAGCGTAAGTCAGAAATTTCATGGGCATCCAACCCAAGCCTGCTTGAAGCTCGTCTTGCAGACCCCAGCTGTATCTGCCCTGAAG GAGGGCCCCCCGATGCACGTCTCTATGTTGATGAAAGTGCACTTCAGTCAGATGAAGCCATGTGGGCCTTCTATGAGCAGTGGTGCAAGATCCATGGCATATCGCGTACCCGTCGTGAGATGGAACGCCGGTTTAAGGGATTCAGCGAGGGTGCAAAGGCTGTGCACAGGGCTAGTGCTGTGGGTGAGCGCAAGTGGATGAACGTATTTGCAGATATGACCAAGAAGGAGGGATCTCGTCTAATTGGTCTCCTCGGAACCAGAAGAAAATGA